A section of the Pochonia chlamydosporia 170 chromosome 2, whole genome shotgun sequence genome encodes:
- a CDS encoding lysr family regulatory protein (similar to Togninia minima UCRPA7 XP_007916943.1), giving the protein MSFIARLLGLQPTPVAPILHPTDEVVQVHLFDNQEVMRSYDLFWTFRFEEVLQADMLGKSLSDLIETGDWRKLGGRYRLRSDGKLEVHIPRPFTPERPPIYFTKEHFDISIAEHSLASTFPKAGNNAQLFLSARDFAPLAYGPGAPTCMDDYLRGDFPLLSLHVVTFMDATLLSVNWNHTMSDLGGFTAILKGWVACLAGKEPPEFKSMDDSMQPLYDNPPEGTPLIADSILSGWRKVTWILQFLWDQFWTTSAFQSHTICIPKQRMDALVQGCRDEAAEAASTTSRDPFISEGDVLMSLAARLAAWSLPAGTGRTVSTLGAVDPRPRIPALFNPDAAYVQNAPCGLLVMQSASKILTKPVGELALDIRKALAEQTTESQMRLAAAVSAEALRATGSLPVTGDATSYLTVYSNWSKAGLLDIVDFSPAVIRSSHVDRTRQPTLGKLARPVFFHSRSLTMGKFTTSMLLVHGRDHNGHMWFGGDSSPYAWGKLVDYINSLE; this is encoded by the exons ATGTCGTTTATTGCACGCCTTCTAGGGCTCCAGCCGACCCCAGTGGCGCCTATTCTCCATCCAACAGATGAGGTGGTACAGGTGCACCTCTTTGATAATCAAGAAGTCATGCGTTCATACGACTTGTTTTGGACATTCCGTTTCGAAGAGGTGCTTCAGGCAGACATGTTGGGAAAATCGTTATCAGACCTAATAGAGACCGGCGATTGGAGAAAACTAGGCGGCCGATATCGTCTTCGA AGTGACGGCAAGCTGGAGGTTCATATCCCGCGCCCATTTACTCCAGAACGGCCTCCCATCTACTTCACCAAAGAGCATTTCGACATCTCAATCGCAGAGCATTCACTCGCATCAACATTTCCCAAAGCAGGCAACAACGCACAATTATTCCTAAGTGCCCGTGACTTTGCTCCCCTTGCGTACGGCCCAGGTGCCCCGACATGCATGGATGATTATCTCCGCGGCGATTTTCCCCTGCTTTCTCTTCATGTCGTCACTTTCATGGATGCAACACTCCTCTCAGTCAATTGGAACCATACCATGAGCGACCTTGGCGGATTTACTGCTATTCTCAAAGGCTGGGTGGCATGTCTTGCAGGCAAAGAACCTCCGGAGTTTAAAAGTATGGACGATAGCATGCAGCCATTGTATGACAATCCGCCTGAGGGGACGCCTCTCATTGCAGACAGCATACTTTCCGGTTGGCGAAAGGTCACTTGGATACTCCAATTCCTCTGGGATCAATTTTGGACGACCAGTGCCTTTCAATCTCACACCATCTGCATTCCCAAGCAGCGAATGGATGCCCTAGTACAAGGTTGCAGAGATGAGGCGGCTGAAGCAGCAAGCACAACATCGAGAGATCCTTTCATCAGCGAAGGAGATGTcttgatgtccttggctGCCCGCCTCGCGGCGTGGAGTCTTCCCGCAGGCACTGGCCGGACGGTTTCGACTTTGGGTGCCGTAGATCCGCGACCGCGAATACCAGCCTTGTTTAACCCAGATGCCGCATATGTACAGAACGCGCCATGCGGTTTGCTGGTAATGCAGTCAGCGTCCAAAATCCTGACCAAGCCTGTTGGTGAGTTGGCACTGGATATTCGCAAAGCGCTTGCTGAGCAGACCACTGAGTCGCAGATGAGGCTTGCCGCCGCGGTGTCAGCAGAAGCACTGCGTGCTACGGGAAGCTTGCCTGTAACGGGGGATGCTACATCATACTTGACGGTGTACTCAAATTGGAGCAAGGCTGGGTTGCTTGATATTGTGGACTTTAGCCCAGCGGTGATACGAAGCTCCCATGTAGACCGAACCAGGCAACCTACACTGGGTAAGCTTGCTCGTCCTGTTTTCTTTCATTCCCGATCTTTGACTATGGGGAAGTTTACGACGAGTATGCTTCTTGTTCATGGCAGGGATCATAATGGGCAcatgtggtttggtggaGATTCAAGTCCTTATGCTTGGGGGAAGCTAGTTGATTATATTAACTCGCTAGAATAA